A portion of the Camelus ferus isolate YT-003-E chromosome 16, BCGSAC_Cfer_1.0, whole genome shotgun sequence genome contains these proteins:
- the TOB1 gene encoding LOW QUALITY PROTEIN: protein Tob1 (The sequence of the model RefSeq protein was modified relative to this genomic sequence to represent the inferred CDS: deleted 1 base in 1 codon), translating to MQLEIQVALNFIISYLYNKLPRRRVNIFGEELERLLKKKYEGHWYPEKPYKGSGFRCIHIGEKVDPVIEQASKESGLDIDDVRGNLPQDLSVWIDPFEVSYQIGEKGPVKVLYVDDNNENGCELDKEIKNSFNPEAQVFMPISDPASSVSSSPSPPFGHSAAVSPTFMPRSTQPLTFTTATFAATKFGSTKMKNSGRSKVARTSPVNLGLNVNDLLKQKAISSSVHSLYGLGLGSQQPLQPQQQPSRPPPPPPPPLQQKTSALSPNAKEFVFPNMQGQGSSTSGMFPGDSPLNLSPLQYSNAFDVFAAYGGLNEKSFVDGLNFSLNNMQYSNQQFQPVMAN from the exons ATGCAGCTTGAAATCCAAGTAGcactaaattttattatttcatatctGTACAATAAGCTTCCCAGGAGACGTGTCAACATTTTTGGTGAAGAGCTTGAAAGACTTCTTAAGAAGAAATATGAAGGGCACTGGTATCCTGAAAAGCCATACAAAGGATCAGGGTTTAGATGTATACACATAGGGGAAAAAGTGGACCCAGTGATTGAACAAGCATCCAAAGAGAGTGGTTTGGACATTGATGATGTTCGTGGCAATCTGCCGCAGGATCTTAGTGTTTGGATCGACCCATTTGAGGTTTCCTACCAAATTGGTGAAAAGGGACCAGTGAAAGTGCTTTATGTggatgataataatgaaaatggaTGTGAGTTGGATAAGGAGATCAAAAACAGCTTTAACCCAGAGGCCCAGGTTTTTATGCCCATAAGTGACCCAGCCTCCTCTGTGTCCAGCTCTCCATCGCCTCCCTTTGGTCACTCTGCTGCTGTAAGCCCTACCTTCATGCCCCGGTCCACTCAGCCTTTAACCTTTACCACTGCCACTTTTGCTGCCACCAAGTTCGGCTCTACCAAAATGAAGAATAGTGGCCGCAGCAAGGTTGCACGCACTTCTCCTGTCAACCTCGGCTTGAACGTGAATGACCTCTTGAAGCAGAAAGCCATCTCCTCCTCAGTGCACTCTCTGTATGGGCTTGGT CTGGGTAGCCAGCAGCCGCTGCAGCCACAGCAGCAGCCctcccggccgccgccgcctccaccGCCACCGCTGCAGCAGAAAACCTCTGCTCTTTCTCCCAACGCCAAGGAGTTTGTTTTTCCTAACATGCAGGGTCAAGGTAGTAGTACCAGTGGAATGTTCCCAGGCGACAGCCCCCTTAACCTCAGTCCTCTCCAGTACAGTAATGCCTTTGATGTGTTTGCGGCCTACGGAGGCCTCAACGAGAAGTCTTTTGTGGATGGCTTGAATTTTAGCTTAAATAACATGCAGTATTCTAACCAGCAATTCCAGCCTGTTATGGCtaactaa